A region from the Canis lupus dingo isolate Sandy chromosome X, ASM325472v2, whole genome shotgun sequence genome encodes:
- the CAPN6 gene encoding calpain-6 translates to MGPPLKLFKNQKYQELKQECIKDGRLFCDPTFLPENDSLFYNRLLPGKVVWKRPQDICDDPHLIVGNISNHQLIQGRLGHKPMVSAFSCLAVQESHWTKTIPNHKEQEWDPRKLDKYAGIFRFRFWHFGEWTEVVIDDLLPTINGDLVFSFSTSMNEFWNALLEKAYAKLLGCYEALDGLTTTDIIVDFTGTLAETIDMQKGRYTELVEEKYKLFGELYKTFTKGGLICCSIESPNQEEQEVETDWGLLKGHTYTLTDIRKIRLGERLLEVFSTEKLYMVRLRNPLGRQEWSGPWSEISEEWQQLTVADRKNLGLVMSDDGEFWMSLEDFCRNFHELNVCRNVNNPIFGRKELESVVGCWTVDDDPLMNRSGGCYNNRDTFLQNPQYIFTVPEDGHKVIMSLQQKDLRTYRRMGRPDNYIIGFELFKVEMNRRFRLHHLYIQERAGTSTYIDTRTVFLSKYLKKGNYVLVPTMFQHGRTSEFLLRIFSEVPVQLRELTLDMPKMSCWNLARGYPKVVTQITVHSAEGLEKKYANETVNPYLVIKCGKEEVRSPVQKNTVHAIFDTQAIFYRRTTDIPIIVQVWNSRKFCDQFLGQVTLDADPSDCRDLKSLYLRKKGGPTAKVKQGHISFKVISSDDLTEL, encoded by the exons ATGGGTCCTCCTCTGAAGCTCTTCAAAAACCAGAAGTACCAGGAACTGAAGCAGGAATGCATCAAAGATGGCAGACTTTTCTGTGACCCAACTTTTCTGCCTGAGAATGATTCACTTTTCTATAACCGACTGCTTCCCGGGAAGGTGGTGTGGAAACGTCCCCAG GACATCTGTGATGACCCCCACCTGATCGTGGGCAACATCAGCAACCACCAGCTGATCCAAGGGAGACTGGGGCACAAGCCAATGGTCTCTGCATTTTCCTGTTTGGCTGTTCAGGAGTCTCACTGGACAAAG ACAATTCCCAACCATAAGGAACAGGAATGGGACCCTCGAAAACTCGATAAATATGCTGGGATATTTCGCTTCCGTTTCTGGCATTTTGGAGAATGGACTGAGGTAGTGATTGATGATTTGCTGCCCACCATCAATGGAGATCTGgttttctccttctccacctccatGAATGAGTTTTGGAATGCTCTACTGGAAAAAGCTTATGCAAA ACTGCTGGGTTGTTATGAAGCCCTCGATGGTTTGACCACCACTGATATCATTGTGGACTTCACTGGCACATTGGCCGAAACCATTGACATGCAGAAGGGAAGATACACCGAGCTGGTCGAGGAGAAGTACAAGCTGTTCGGGGAGCTATACAAAACATTTACCAAAGGAGGACTGATCTGTTGCTCCATTGAG TCTCCCAATCAGGAGGAACAAGAAGTGGAAACTGACTGGGGTCTTCTGAAGGGCCATACTTACACCTTGACTGATATTCGCAAGATCCGTCTTGGAGAAAGATTGCTGGAAGTCTTCAGTACTGAGAAGCTCTACATGGTTCGCCTGAGGAACCCCTTAGGACGACAGGAATGGAGCGGCCCCTGGAGCGAAAT TTCTGAGGAGTGGCAGCAGCTGACTGTGGCAGACCGCAAAAACCTGGGGCTTGTTATGTCTGATGATGGAGAGTTCTG GATGAGCCTGGAGGACTTTTGCCGCAACTTTCATGAACTGAATGTCTGCCGCAATGTGAACAACCCTATCTTTGGCCGCAAGGAGCTGGAATCGGTGGTGGGATGCTGGACGGTGGATGATGATCCCCTGATGAACCGGTCGGGAGGCTGCTATAACAATCGTGATACCTTCCTGCAGAATCCGCAG TACATCTTCACTGTGCCTGAGGATGGGCACAAGGTCATTATGTCACTGCAGCAAAAGGACCTGCGTACTTACCGGCGCATGGGAAGACCTGACAATTACATCATTGGATTTGAGCTCTTCAAG GTGGAGATGAACCGCAGATTCCGCCTCCACCATCTCTACATCCAGGAGCGTGCAGGGACTTCCACCTATATTGACACTCGCACCGTGTTTCTGAGCAAGTACCTGAAGAAAGGCAACTACGTGCTTGTCCCGACCATGTTCCAGCATGGCCGCACCAGCGAGTTTCTCCTGAGGATCTTCTCTGAAGTGCCCGTCCAGCTCAG GGAACTGACTCTGGACATGCCCAAGATGTCCTGCTGGAACCTGGCTCGTGGCTACCCGAAAGTAGTCACCCAGATAACTGTTCACAGCGCTGAGGGCCTGGAAAAGAAATATGCCAATGAAA CGGTAAATCCATATTTGGTCATCAAGTGTGGAAAGGAGGAAGTCCGTTCTCCTGTCCAAAAGAATACTGTTCATGCCATTTTTGACACCCAGGCGATTTTCTACAGAAGGACCACTGACATTCCTATTATAGTGCAG GTGTGGAACAGCC